The Citrus sinensis cultivar Valencia sweet orange chromosome 4, DVS_A1.0, whole genome shotgun sequence DNA segment GTTCAGTTAAAAACGCATTTTTAATGACAtgtaaatttctctttttagtgcataaatcttttaaaaacttgGCATAGGAAGGAACTTGCTTAATGGCATCGAGTAAAGGGATGTTTatacttacctgtttgaagatttccaTAATCTCACCTGTTGAAGTCCCTTTCTTTACCTTTgttaacctttgaggaaaagGAGCCTTAGGAATGTAAGCTGGTGGGCCACTCTCTTCTAGATCATTTGGTGATGAGTCTTGTGATGGAATTGGATCTGAAGAAGTAGGCTCAGATGTCTTCCTTGTTTGAACCTCTACTTtgttgtcaaataattttcctcTTCTCAAGGTCATAACAGATTTTGCTTCTTCATGTTGATGGCTTGAACTCGATCCAACTTCGTGCACTCCTTTGAGATTAGGaattggttgacttggaaattttcctttttctctctcagcTACAGTAGTTGCTAATTGACCTAATTGATGTTCAAGCTTCAGAATAGCTTGAGTATTTGACTGAAAAGCTTGTTGGGTTGActgaatgaaactttgaagtgTATCCTCTAAAGAAGGCTTCCTTTGTTGGGGTGCAACAAATTGAGATATAGGTTGTTGGGCAGGAGGATGTACTTGGTTAGGAGGGACAAATTGTTGATTGGGCATGTTTAACTGTTGTCCTCCTTGGTTTGACAAaggttgattttgtttccaagaaaaattcgGGTGATTCCTCCAATTAGGATTATATGTGGGTGAATATGGATTATTGGGGGTTTTCTCATATGATTGTAAGGCATGTGCCTGCTCAGAATAAGCCTCTTGATAGGCTGGTAATGATGGACAATTCTGTGCTGTATGAGACAAGTTCGAACAAAGAGCACAAACCTCATTAGCTACACTAGGATGATGATTCATTGATTGGTTCAGAGCTAAGGCATCCACTTTCCTAGAAAGTGTAGCTAGAGTGGATTTCACATCAAAATCATCCTTAACTTCATATAACCCCTTTCTAGAAACTTGAgatgatttttctctttgatttgaaaaatcccACTGTTGAGAATTCTCAGAAagtgaattaaagaaatcccATGCAGCCCCTTCATGTAAGTTCAAAAATCTCCCACCATTCATAGACTCTACCATATGACGATTTGACATGGTTAAACCGTTATAAAAGCATTGTATAAGTCGCCATTTTTCAAAACCATGGTGGGGACACTTGAGGAGTAAATCATTGAATCTTTCCCAACACTCGTAAAATTGCTCATCCTCTCTTTGATAAAAATCACTTATCTCTCTCCTAAGGGCATTTGTTTTAGACATAGGGAAAAACTTGGTGAGAAACTTATTACTCAATTCATCCCATGTACTAATAGATCCAGCAGGAAGTGAATTCAACCAAGCTTttgctttgtcttttaatgAGAAAGTGAACATACGAAGCTTAATTGactcatcattaaaattttgaaaacggAATGTAGAGCATATGTCAAGAAATTCCTTAATATGCAAATATGGATCCTCTCTCTCTAACCCATGGAAAGATGGTAAAAGTTGAATGACAGAGGGCTTAAGCTCAAAGTGTGTTGCTGTAGTTTGTGGCAACACAATACAAGATGGTTGGTTGGCTGCAAGTGgtgaaaaatattctctaaGGGTTTTCTCTGCTTGCATTGGTGGAAGTATTGGCAATAGTCTATTTGGGTCATCCATCACTTCTAAAGAACTAGTTTGACTACTATCAATTTTCGATTCTCTTTTAACCAAACGATTTGTTAAATCACGTTCCCAAACACTCATAAACTAACTAgacaaggaaagaaagaaaaacaaaataaaataaaacaaatcaacaataataataaaaaaataaataaaagaaatcaaacaaccaaacaatgaatttaaagacaaataaaaattttttgtgtttttttttaattaaaaaaaatatataaaagacaATCTAAATTATAACTAGTGGCAGAATCAAATCAACCTAGATTAAACTGACTTTCTAGcacaatccccggcaacggcgccaataacttgttgtgaaaattttaatgtactcgcaagcgcacgaatctagaaatagagtagtggtaacgaggtcgatcccacagggattgttataaattgaaaagtctaatttaaatctaaaattaatattaattctaacctagttgaccaaattgagttttaagagaaattaaactaattaaactaagaaaacaattaaagcaaatgagaattcaatgagataaaaattaccaaggtttcggaatccaccactattcaactagtaattatctaattattaattaatccccaattttagagtgacaactcgaaatcaatctgtgtcatctcatggatataacaattaagcccaagtgattaaatctaatgtaggttctttttctgcttaataatatgacatctaagaatctcatgtaaacacattgaataacaaagagtcaaagtttcctAAGCACTccatgtaaacaatttaatgaaagacataaaatcaaagataatcatgtataaactttatagatccaagcatagaattaatcgaatattaatcctaacaatcaataatgcatgacagaattgatgaaaagattttattaacatccaattaatcatgtgaaataaaaaccataatcatcaaagaacatatatagggaattaattaaataaaaagataattattttattgaatagggtttcatccttaacctcagtgtaagaaaattagctaaacatacttgaattgggagtaacacaaaaaataaaatcagccaTGGAAGCTGAAATATTGCTACTGCCGATTGCTCTCTTCCAGCCCTTGCGTCTGCACTCCCTTCTGGCGGCTCCCCCTTTGCAAAAGCCAAAGTTCGgcttttatatctttaatcCCTAGCCGAATCCTTGTCAAATAATGATAGCTAGTGTGAATTGCTCACACAAGCTAAAATCAGCCCACTCTTGCAAAGCCCAATTAGAATTCCTTTTATCCTTTATGTGCTGGCAAAGCTTTTAACTTTGGCTTTATCACGTAtactccaaaaaaaattttcattcctttTCCACTCATGAAAGTCAAGTGTGGGTCCCTTTCTATTGCTTTCCACCCCTTTTATCTTCTTTGTCTGCACGTGCATGGCTAAATGAATTGTTGAATTCGGTTTCCTTGTCTTGAATTAACATGCATATAAGCATAATGGCTTCCAagttaattaatctttaatgctcacaaattgaatttctttatgctctttttatccataatctctaattaattccctattcaataaaacaatacaattaattaaaaataacaaataaatataactaacaattatttaattaatggtaaaatatgtatgtattatatGCTCATCAACACGGCAGCAGTCGATTCTAGTTGAAGAACCGTGATGGAGAGGGAGACAGCTATGATGATTCGTGGTTGAAGAACTCTGACACAGAGAGAGATGTGAATTTCGATCGGGATAAGAAGATTGGGCTTGGGTTTTGTTTTGCAATTTCTTTTGTGATATAATTTGTGATTCATCTGAGAACGTGTTAAACACGTTCTCAgttttataacaataaaaaagaatatgaattatttgttttataatttatttttggatcCAGCCCACCGAACAAGAATTACATATGTACTCTCAAAACGAAAATGAAAACAGGGCCCTGAAAATGATACCGAACAGGCCCTAAAGTTCTATATGCATActtcaaatctaaaaaattttatgttgattgAACTTGcaagttatttttaatgattttttaaactcTGATGCTCTGCAGCAAGTTCTTTTGACATAactatttattaacttttgatcTTACAAAACACCAGCATAATAATAGCAgaataacctcaaattttaatatgttgttcATTCATATGTGTTgttaaaaactgaaaaatatcATTCCAATGTATTAagtatcttaaattttataagattgATGGCCAAAATCATAAGACTTGTTTATAAGTAATGATTTTGGAATGAActctcaaattattgaaatattttgtccAAACTTTACCAtatgtttgaaataattaaagttaaatgtGTATGTTTCagttcttgaaattttggaatgaattggGTCTATAACTGATTTTTAATCGATTTTTCAAAATGGTTGGTTGCTGTccaatatttcataaattactCATGTATCATGTTTGGTGGTGCAAAACAATAGTCTAAACATGCCTGAATGAGCTGAAATTCGGAGAAACTAAAGTTCTGTATGAATACTTcaaatctgaaaaattttattttgattgaacttgcaggttaattttaatgattttttaaactcTGCTGTTCTGCAGCAAGTTCTTTTGCCATAactatttattaacttttgatcTTACAAAACACCAGCATAATAATATCAgaataacctcaaattttaatatgttgttcATTCATATGTGTTGTTAAAAACTGGAAAATATCAATCCAATGTATTGAGtatctcaaattttataaatatgtatttaagtACCAATTGCTACTGTAGTTGGAGCCCAAAAATGAATGGTTTTAGGACCAGCCGAGTGGTTCCAGAAAGCTAGGAGCTTGTTAgctattctttttaattgaactaatttaacttaaatattaactCGATTATTGATTTCTATGGTTTGCgattgatttgagtttgacATTCTTGTTTTGTGTTGGTTTGAGTTTGACATCCTAGTTTAAGACTTTGAAGGCTTCCAAGAAATGATTTTGGATGATGAGCATATGAGtaatagtttgaaaattaatttactgtaTCAAATATATACTTAGTGTagcatattaattttaagaactaTGGATTATTCTATGAATATTCTAGTAAATGGTTATGTTATATATGCATgtcttaatatataataattatattttgaagtttgtttttttttccctttctagGTTTAGGAAAAATGTTTAAAGTGATTTTGGGTTATGATGTCAATCAAGTTAAAGCAACATTACTTGTGAGTGgaaatatataatgattatatttttattctatttttttatcttcttaaagttttataattaggcaaaattaatgaatacttaattataatttagggTGATATTCTTTAAATGGTTCGCATGAATAGATTTAAGTAGTATAATAAATCTCATACTCACTTTATAAAGGCTTAACTAAATTtgcaaatattatttcttttagtagtaataattttggatcgaactctcaaattattgaaatattttatgtccAAACTTTATTATGCCTAATATAAATATGGAGATTCATAGTTATTTTATGCCCAGTTTGAGGAAACTGCAGTTTGAGGACTTATTTTTTGCCTTGTTAAATAAGCTTTTAGAATGAATAAATTGAGGAAATGAGtggtgatttatttataatagagcaTTTGTGATAGCTTTTAACTATGCACAAAAATCATTTGGTATATGTAGATAGAGTAACATGCTTGTGCTGAAATTAGATATTACATTGAAAACTTCTTATCTGCTATAgtttgctatatatataagcTTTActaaaagagaataattgagtttatttataaatagcttatgagtatttttttcttttgaacaaaataattttatctctattaattgttgtttCTGTAATGGCTGGATATTggcagctaattttttttttcttttccatgtaTTCATATgcagatttgatcaatgtgTTTGAAGTGTTTATTCCTCAACTTCACTTATATCATAACTCATACAGTCTATTGAATGGAGAAGCTGCTGGTGTGATAACGCAATTATACTACTCATATTCAAAGAGTGAAAGGCAGTCATCCTTCTCAATTTAGCTTctagatttattaaatttagccaCAAGTAGTAGGCATTTGATTGGATGatagaaatttttatgtattgaatttggattatttagtTATGAGAGTAGGATAtctcatatttttgttattgaagttttggaatttgtaatatatactaataatatttaaatgtgaaatgaaagattttgtgatataaatcaatttctttttgttattttgtggtgccttttaattttaccaataaatcaataggcaatgatccaattcaatttttttatttttttaaaataaattaactagtgATGTCATGGTAACAGTAATCAtagacactaataaaatatcaataactacTAACACTATGGTGTCATAATATCGGTGATACTgtagtaatagtaatcactgacaccacttacaagtgtcactatttttctgactcccagattactgacacaattaacaagtgtcagtgaaagtaatttttgaCACTATTCTAAAatcagtaaagaccatttttctagtagtgaatTTAAGTGTGCAAATAATGGTCACTCGGAAATCTACCAGCCAACACGAGGATAAGGAAAAATTTCAAAGCAAGCTTGTGCAGCACAGAAGCAATAAGGTTACAACATgccaaaaattattagaatgTCCTTTACTGCTTTGTTTTCTGTTAACAAGGTAACTAACATTGGTTGATTCGAATTCCACTACCAAATTAAACATTTTGTCCATTACTTAAACAGAATAGGATTCTCTCCtgaacttctttattttttttttttattaacaaataattaacacttaaattatttactaaaaaatgATCAGGAGAGAATTCTAATCTACTTAAGGAGATATTAATAAAGCATTCAATTGGAGAATGATACGCTTTGGAAATGTGAAGGTCtgtaaaaggaaataaataattctgtACCGAGGCAAGCAATAATCCTGCAGTGAAAAATCAAGGAGGGAAAGTTCACAGCATATATCCGTTTGAATTAGTTTTCATTTCTtgttgtattgcattaacGTTTCTCCAACGGTAACAACTCTATTCTTTGCATATCActgaaaacaattaaataaaattcagtcctttaataaaaaatcaaaagtctCTTTCTTTACAGGAAACTTCATAAAACTCGATTGggttaaaaatgttttattactttttttaaaaatattttattcattttgtaaAAACGTGCTTGGCTTTCCTTAGCTAAATACGAAGCCGCAAATGGCTTATTAATTTTAAGCCACCAAACGACGTCATCCATGGCTTATTAAGTTTAAAGCAGCCAGCTGCTTGCTTCATTGAGACCACTTACATACTTCACTTAATTATATGCTTCATTTGAATTAGCTGTCAGCTTCACTGAATTTCTCACTTGCTTTCTTGGTCAGTGGCTATATAAAGTGAAGAATTGAGAGCAAAACACATAGATGAAAAGAAAGGAACCGAAAGAAATAacagaaaagagaaagaaaaatagaagagAGAAGCCACCAGtaaggaaaaagagaaaaaagaagaaaaaagaaaagagattaAGAAGCCGAAATTGAAAAGGAAGTTTAAAAGAGGAATTGAGAGGAAACATTACAAGAAAAGGAATTGGGTAGTTAGATTAATATCCAGTGAATTAATGGGTAACAAATTTATGAAGTTTGAGCAATTATGATTTAGTTtacattatatattatatattttattttttatatcaatcCTAATTGCTAATTTTTGCACCTATGCTTAATAGAAATTCACATTCCCAAGAATCAACAAGAGTCccaaaaaatagtaattaacCAGAATTTGTGAGtggataattattattacaattatgTATTTTGTGAAACATTTACATTAATAGCATGATTTAATATCATACTATGATTATATGCATGCACATTATATGATTAATTGAGTCGTGAGATGTGATTGCGACTCACCATGTATGTTCCCTTCCTGGTAGGCTCTGCACATGCATATTGAGAGTTAGATTACTCTATTCGCATGGTGGTCAAATTCCATTGGGTCTTGAGAGATTTTACGTTGATAGCTATTTCCCCTGAATACTATTTGCTGCAATTTTGTCATGTATGCGTGATTTTCATGTTTGCTTATGTATTATGTTTAGTGTCAAGTTATGTCATGTAATTATGTATAAACAGTAGCACATTATTTTACTCACAAGCTCATTATTTTcccatttacttttttttcctatgtTTCCATAGGATTTCATGCAGTTCAATTTCTAATCAGTTGAGGTTGGGCCACAACACATATTGTTGAATGAGTTATAATTTAAGCTTGTTTATGTTCATATGCATATATTTAAATGTGTAGTGAGATATAAAGTGTGCGAGTTTCGAATATGTTTTCAAATAAGACACATAtgttattatatgtttatagCAGAGGCCTGATTATAAATTCATGAATTAAGTTTATGTTATGAGTTTTAATAAGTAATACAGTAAGTATTTCATGCGATCTACCTTGAATTTGACAAAAGGGTCAGGTCAGGTCGTGTCAATTTGGTTTTAGAGTATGGTTATAGATTCTGTAGACTATAATATTATGCATGCATGTTTCATACATTATTAGTGATATCATGATGACATAACATGCTTATGTGGCCAACCTCGCATGAAATCTCTTGTGGAACTAGGTTTAGTTCTACATAAGAGGATAAAGAGAAACCTTAGTAAGTGAGATATGTGAGTCCTTTCCACAATCATTTATACATGAGATCGCACGATTTCagctttaattaaattcaggTGCTAATTAGAAGCCAGTTGTCATCTctattttggatcaaattttaaaaagattggCAGAGTGTGTTACTTTTATTGCTCAAATTAAGGTTATAGTTCATTTAGAGATAGAAATTACAATCGAGTGTACCGTAATTTATGGATTACGACTATTTAAAGCATTACAGattcagtaaattaaaagttttatttattctgaATGAGAAGGGTTTTTAATGTAATGAGAAGAGGTTATCCTTCACTGAATTTCTATTAGAGGCAGTGAGTATCATTAGTAGACGTCTATGTTACACTGATATGAGAGacataaaattatagtattGGTAGATTTTTAGACAGAGTTCACTGATAAGttctttcttattatttatcaGAAGGTTAGGATGAATAAGCTCATGAGACCTATACAATGATCTATGACAGTGGAGGAGTATGAATGTAAATTATCCAAGTTACTAAGATTTGTTCCATTTACCATGCTGAATGGTAGagtaaaaaaatagaaagttCGGTTAAAGACTTTGAAAGGACATACGGACTACAGAAATGGAACAGAATGTATAGATTTTAACACACTATTAGAGTTCGATGAGAATTGAGAGAAGTCGTAGAGaggtgataactctatgaaatgagatttATCATaacacttttagacttaaatcatgattacttagagagtaaatgacatgtttttattgcattttagtaATGTTTTGCATGAACgtccattttattttacttttaataagttttgtttgatttagaataaattgtatGCTTAGATcgtatgcataattgtagatgaccggaagctcaaattttaaagaaggAATGCGGCTGCAATaggcttaaaaaaataaggaaaaaactTAGTTGGAGAAGAATTGAAATAAGTCTAGAACAATGTAGATGCTGAACTTGTTGTTGTGGCAATCCTGGAGCATTGATAGAGAAGATTTCATGCGAGATACTTTCAAGATTGTGGTATGGAGTTTCCTAAACTGGAATATGTGTGCCCTAAACTTCCGGTTGCCCTAATTctaaactataaaaggagcacaAATGCAAAGATAAGAGAGAGTCGTCATTAGTAAAAAAGAATGgagaaacaaaacaagagaaaacaaagatCAAGAGGGAGAATTGGCGATTGCAATAAAGGATTCAAGAAGAATTATTGAGCGAATTTCAACTCTATTTCTTATTCCCTTGTTTTTATCTCATTATGATGAATTGTTTGATGGCTGAAACtattttgggttttattttattgcgaatggtgaactaaatttatttttagttgagTGATAGAAAAACTTGATGGTCAATTGACTGATATTTTGTGTTGCTGCATATTTGCTATAGCAAGTTGTTTTGATAATACTTATTTCAATTCACTATTTCAGCtaaccacccatttagtgaTACTAGCTAAGAAAGAGCTTAAAAAAGACCtgtcttagtggaacatatcagggcaatacttggttttagattgggtttctTGAGTTGAATTTAACTTAATTCATAAAGGGccatgcttaatctaaaattattgatgaactagatatatggattcaccttgtagggtaattagaatttaaaacgtgtaatgctatatcttatgttaGTATAACAATTGGTCACTGTTAAGTTGCATCAGAATGTAAGACATCCAACAAGCCATAACTGATGATATATAAGGATTCCGCCGAGTGTTGTAATAGATGCTGTAACAACCGATCCTAAAATTAGAGAAATAGTCAAAATCATTAAGTAAGTTTAATAACTCAGCTACTCCATTTTCATTAGTTGCATCTTTGTGTTTACTGAGACGATTTACTTTATTGTAGTTTTTTTATTCCGtctttattttgattacttcattagtttcataatttattttaattctaatttataataaaaattgcacTAATAAAATTGTTGGACCAATTCCTATAACAACAATCCATGTGGAGatgatcttgaatacttatcattatatgacttgttgtgtacacttgcacattgacacccaTAGCATTAAAGATTGCACAGACCAAGGTTTTGGCACCGTTGTCGGGGATTGGTGCTTATTGTGAtttgtcaaatcaattttagttggtgcaaaattttaattttctttttgtttactGTGTTTGCAGAATTGCTCTAGCAACCCTTGCATGTGTAAATATAAACGTGTTGTATTCCAATTTAATCCAGAGATTGAAAGAACTGCAAGGAGATTGAGGAAATAGAATAGGAATTTAAAAGTTGTTGTAGTAATTGGCAATTTGCAAGATATGGGGAACTTGAACCCTCACGGAGAAATACAATCAGTTAATGGCCAAGAATGTCAAAATGGGCAGAATATTTAGGGACAACTAGggaataacaatattatctaTATGGCATATGATAGAGATAGAGCCATTAGAGACTATGCCATGTTGAACCCTCAAGTTATACAACCTGTAATAGTTAGACCTGAAGTACAAGCTGCTGATTTCGAAATCAAACCAATGATGTTTCAGATGTTATAAATAGTGGCGCAATTTAATGGATTGCCATCAGAAGATCCTCATCTTTACCTTAAACTGTTCTTAGAAGTGAGTGatgctttcaaaattattggaGCATCACATGATGCATTGAGACTCAGACTTTTCCCGTATTATTTAAGAGATCGAGTAAGGGCATGGTTGAATTCTTTGCCACCAAACCCCATTTGGATGACaaatttttgatgaaatatttACCATCAACAAAGAATGCAAAGTTGAGGAATGAGATAATATTTTTCCATCAACTCGAAGATGAAAGCTTGTATGATGCATGTGAAAGATTCAAGGAGTTACTCAATAAATGCCCTCATCATGGTAATTCTTGTTGCATACAATTGGAAACTATTTACAATGGGTTGAACCTAAGCACTAGATTGATGGTAGATGTTTTAGTAAAAAGAGCCTTGTTATCTAAGTCTTATAATgaggcttatgaaattttggagaggaTAGCCAACAATAACTATCAATGGCCATTAACTAGACAAGTCGCAGCAATAGGAGCAGCAGGAGTACATAATGTGGATGTATTAACAGCATTGTCAGTTCAAGTAATCTCGTAGACAAATATGGTAAAAGCTATGACTACTGCTCTAGCAACAGTTAACCAAGTTGCTGAAATCTCATGTGTTTATTGTGGAGAGGGGCATCTATATAATAATTGTCTTGGGAATCCAGCTTCAGTCAATTATATGGGCAACTTCAATAGACAAAATTAGAGTAATCCATATTCAAACACTTATAACCCTGAATGGAGACAGCACCCAAACTTTTCATGGAGTAATCGGAATTAGCATGCTGCAATATCCAGTGGACAGAACAAACGTACTCAGCCACTTGGTTTTCACCAGCAAAATCAAGGGCAAAGAAATACCAATAATGATCAATTCAGTTCTCTTGAAACTCTAATTTGAGTATATTGTGAATAATGAAGCAGTTGTCTAAAGTCAGGCCGTGTCATTGagaaatttagaaaatcaaattggacAACTTGCTACAGTGTTGAGCAAAAGACCTCAAGGCAATTTACCAAGCAACACAGAGGATCCAAGGAGAGACGAAAAAAAGCCTTGCAAGGTTATTAACTTAAGGTCTCGAAAGGATGTTCATATTCTAGTTGGATTACTAAAAAGAATAGTAGAACTCATTTCAACTGAAGAGGAAACtcaaattgaagaagaacCACAACAACCCATTTTCAAGTATATTAGTGAGAGTAGCCAAGCTGCAGCAAttgcaaaacaaaatatgattCAGTGTATGTGAAGGAAAAAGTTACAGCACTAACAACAACATACCAGAACATGGCAAAAGAAAAGCAGTTTGTACAGTTTGCTGCAGCACTGCAGTTTAGACATCCACCACCATTCCCTGAAAGATTTCAGAAGCAAAAGCAAGACAAGtaattcaacaaatttttagaAGTTTTGAAACAACTACATATTAGCATTCCTTCTGTAGAAGTATTACAACAAATGCCAAAGTATGTGAAGTTTTTGAAAGATATATTGGCAAGGAAAATGAGGCTGGGAAAATTCGAAATAGTTGCTCTAATACAAGAATACAATCATATGCTGCAGAGCAAAATACCTCAGAAGTTGAATGATCGAAAACGTTTCACAATTTCTTATTCCATAGGAAGACACTTTATGATTTTGGAGCAAGTATCAATCTTATAACATTATCAGTGTTTAAGCAATTGAGAGTTAGAAAAGTCAGATCAACTACAGTGACATTGCAGCTGGCTGACAGATCTCATGTATATCCTGGTTAAGgtagataaatttatttttccagtgGATTTTATAGTGTTGGACTTTAAAGCAGTTAAGGAAGTATTGATTATTCTAGGCAAACCCTTCTGAGCCATGGAAAAGACTTTAATTgatgttcaaaaaggagaaCTGAACATGAGAGTCAATGATCAGCAAGTTACCTTTAATGTGCTGGAAGAAATGAAAAGTCTTGATGAGGTGAAAGGCTGCCATTTTGTCAGTGCTGTAGAGCTTGTTATCATAGATAGCTTGAATAATTGGTGTAGTAATGAAAAGATTAAGGCTGCCACatttgaagaacttgaagatgaagatgttgcAACAACGCATATAACATAGTTAGGAGATAAGCAACCAGTGAGGACTGACAAAACTTTTGAGTCTCTTGATCTTTCAAATAGGGAATTGAAACCTACTGTACC contains these protein-coding regions:
- the LOC127901844 gene encoding uncharacterized protein LOC127901844, which translates into the protein MDDPNRLLPILPPMQAEKTLREYFSPLAANQPSCIVLPQTTATHFELKPSVIQLLPSFHGLEREDPYLHIKEFLDICSTFRFQNFNDESIKLRMFTFSLKDKAKAWLNSLPAGSISTWDELSNKFLTKFFPMSKTNALRREISDFYQREDEQFYECWERFNDLLLKCPHHGFEKWRLIQCFYNGLTMSNRHMVESMNGGRFLNLHEGAAWDFFNSLSENSQQWDFSNQREKSSQVSRKGLYEVKDDFDVKSTLATLSRKVDALALNQSMNHHPSVANEVCALCSNLSHTAQNCPSLPAYQEAYSEQAHALQSYEKTPNNPYSPTYNPNWRNHPNFSWKQNQPLSNQGGQQLNMPNQQFVPPNQVHPPAQQPISQFVAPQQRKPSLEDTLQSFIQSTQQAFQSNTQAILKLEHQLGQLATTVAEREKGKFPSQPIPNLKGVHEVGSSSSHQHEEAKSVMTLRRGKLFDNKVEVQTRKTSEPTSSDPIPSQDSSPNDLEESGPPAYIPKAPFPQRLTKVKKGTSTGEIMEIFKQVSINIPLLDAIKQVPSYAKFLKDLCTKKRNLHVIKNAFLTEQTSNLLQCKMPPKFKDPGSPTISCVIGNQCFDKALLDLGASVNLLPYSVYMQLGLGELKSTPIILQLADRSMKIPRGIIEDVLIQIDKFYYPVDFIVIDTQHVHDPKKHTPVILGRPFLATADALINCGNGNMQLSFGNMTMELNILNVTKQPQEEDEFVEANMIEELVEDSFISNHNDDPLEACLTHSDLSFNDDSAIAEISALLDAPLITDTTKWKTKSELLPHSEKKIGPSAEAPPKLKGLL